One Pseudomonas lalucatii genomic window carries:
- a CDS encoding LysR substrate-binding domain-containing protein → MNLETKWLEDFVALAATRSFSQAAEKRFVTQPAFSRRIKALEQMLGLTLVNRARTPVELTEAGQLFLVTARSLVEQLGEVVRHLHNLEGKQGEVLQIVAAHSLTLGFFPEWIARLRREGLPLTTRLVATNVGEAVHSLREGSCDLILAYYDPDAALQMDPEIFPSLHLGATQMLPVCAVNEQGQPLYDLDSGQSVPLLAYSAGAFLGRSVNLLLRQRALRSTTVYETAMADSLKSMALQGMGVAWVPRLSVTMELARGELAVCGGEQWQTPLEIRLYRCALVRKAAVRLLWRKLESGELGG, encoded by the coding sequence ATGAACCTGGAAACCAAATGGCTGGAGGACTTCGTCGCCCTGGCCGCCACCCGCAGCTTCTCCCAGGCGGCCGAGAAGCGCTTCGTCACCCAGCCGGCCTTCAGCCGGCGGATCAAGGCGCTGGAGCAGATGCTCGGCCTGACCCTGGTCAACCGCGCCCGCACGCCGGTGGAGCTGACCGAGGCCGGCCAGCTGTTCCTGGTCACCGCGCGCAGCCTGGTCGAGCAGCTCGGCGAGGTGGTGCGCCACCTGCACAACCTCGAGGGCAAGCAGGGCGAGGTGTTGCAGATAGTCGCGGCGCACTCGCTGACCCTGGGTTTCTTTCCCGAGTGGATCGCCCGTCTGCGCCGCGAGGGCCTGCCGCTGACCACCCGGCTGGTGGCGACCAACGTCGGCGAGGCGGTGCACTCGCTGCGCGAAGGCAGCTGCGACCTGATCCTCGCCTACTACGACCCGGACGCCGCCTTGCAGATGGACCCGGAGATCTTCCCCTCGCTGCACCTGGGCGCAACCCAGATGCTGCCGGTGTGCGCGGTGAACGAGCAGGGCCAGCCGCTGTACGACCTCGACAGCGGCCAGAGCGTGCCGCTGCTGGCCTACAGCGCCGGCGCCTTCCTCGGCCGCTCGGTCAACCTGCTGCTGCGCCAGCGCGCCCTGCGCTCGACCACGGTGTACGAAACGGCGATGGCCGACAGCCTCAAGAGCATGGCCCTGCAGGGCATGGGCGTGGCCTGGGTGCCGCGCCTGTCGGTGACCATGGAACTGGCCCGCGGCGAGCTGGCGGTGTGTGGCGGCGAGCAGTGGCAGACGCCGCTGGAGATCCGCCTGTACCGCTGCGCCCTGGTGCGCAAGGCGGCGGTGCGCCTGCTCTGGCGCAAGCTGGAGAGTGGGGAGTTGGGGGGGTAG
- a CDS encoding aspartate ammonia-lyase gives MSAAASFRVEKDLLGTLEVPAEAYYGIQTLRAVHNFRLSGVPLAHYPKLVVGLAMVKQASADANRELGHLSAAKHTAISTACARIIQGEFHEQFVVDMIQGGAGTSTNMNANEVIANIALEAMGHEKGEYQYLHPNNDVNMAQSTNDAYPTAIRLGLLLGHDSLLTALDKLIQSLAAKGLAFGHVLKMGRTQLQDAVPMTLGQEFRAFATTLGEDLQHLKLLAPTLLTEVNLGGTAIGTGINADPKYQALAVKRLAIISGHPLTPAADLIEATSDMGAFVLFSGMLKRTAVKLSKICNDLRLLSSGPRTGINEINLPPRQPGSSIMPGKVNPVIPEAVNQVAFEVIGNDLALTMAAEGGQLQLNVMEPLIAYKIFDSIRLLTRAMDMLRELCIDGISANEAHCRALMENSIGLITALNPYIGYENATRIAKLALDSGRGVLELVREEQLLDDAELAEILRPENMIAPRLVPLQA, from the coding sequence ATGTCCGCTGCTGCATCCTTCCGCGTCGAAAAAGACCTGCTCGGCACCCTCGAAGTCCCCGCCGAGGCCTACTACGGCATCCAGACCCTGCGCGCCGTGCACAACTTCCGTCTGTCCGGGGTGCCGCTGGCGCACTACCCGAAGCTGGTGGTCGGCCTGGCCATGGTCAAGCAGGCCTCGGCCGACGCCAACCGCGAACTGGGCCACCTGTCGGCGGCCAAGCACACGGCGATCAGCACCGCCTGCGCACGCATCATCCAGGGCGAGTTCCACGAGCAGTTCGTGGTCGACATGATCCAGGGCGGCGCCGGCACCTCGACCAATATGAACGCCAACGAGGTGATCGCGAACATCGCCCTGGAAGCCATGGGCCATGAGAAGGGCGAGTACCAGTACCTGCACCCGAACAACGACGTGAACATGGCGCAGTCGACCAACGACGCCTACCCCACGGCCATCCGCCTGGGCCTGCTGCTCGGCCACGACAGCCTGCTCACTGCCCTGGACAAGCTGATCCAGTCGCTGGCCGCCAAGGGCCTGGCGTTCGGCCATGTGCTGAAGATGGGCCGCACCCAGCTGCAGGACGCCGTGCCCATGACCCTCGGCCAGGAGTTCCGCGCCTTCGCCACCACCCTCGGCGAGGACCTGCAGCACCTCAAGCTGCTCGCCCCGACCCTGCTCACCGAGGTCAACCTGGGCGGCACCGCCATCGGCACCGGGATCAACGCCGATCCCAAGTACCAGGCCCTGGCGGTCAAGCGCCTGGCCATCATCAGCGGCCACCCGCTGACCCCGGCCGCCGACCTGATCGAGGCCACCAGCGACATGGGCGCCTTCGTGCTGTTCTCCGGCATGCTCAAGCGCACCGCGGTCAAGCTGTCGAAGATCTGCAACGACCTGCGCCTGCTATCCAGCGGCCCGCGCACCGGGATCAACGAGATCAACCTGCCGCCGCGCCAGCCGGGCAGCTCGATCATGCCCGGCAAGGTCAACCCGGTGATCCCCGAGGCGGTCAACCAGGTGGCCTTCGAGGTGATCGGCAACGACCTGGCGCTGACCATGGCGGCCGAGGGCGGCCAGCTGCAGCTCAACGTCATGGAGCCGCTGATCGCCTACAAGATCTTCGACTCGATCCGCCTGCTGACCCGCGCCATGGACATGCTGCGCGAGCTGTGCATCGACGGCATCAGTGCCAACGAGGCGCATTGCCGGGCGCTGATGGAGAACTCCATCGGCCTGATCACCGCGCTGAACCCCTACATCGGCTACGAGAACGCCACGCGCATCGCCAAGCTGGCCCTGGACAGCGGCCGCGGCGTGCTGGAGCTGGTGCGCGAGGAGCAGCTGCTGGACGACGCCGAGCTGGCCGAGATCCTCCGCCCGGAGAACATGATCGCTCCGCGCCTGGTGCCGCTGCAGGCCTGA
- a CDS encoding PLP-dependent aminotransferase family protein, which yields MVRPVPLPVDLYGIQLDPALGLARQLYQALRARILDGRLAGGTRLPASRDLAGLLGISRNTVTRAFDQLYAEGYVEGRVGAGTYVAELAAVVRPAPPSSADPGASPALQRLVTHHLNPPLEGAPRAFRVGVPAFDLFPFETWARLSARFWRKPSPARLGYGDPAGDAQLRELIAAYLRNSRGLHCDPAQIVVTCGAQQAISLCAQLLVQPGDRVAIENPGYRAAGHAFAVAGAELNGIAVDDEGLDAAALERAGDCRLAYVTPSHQYPTGVVLSLARRLELLDWAERHDAWIVEDDYDGEYRYSGTPLAPLAALDRQGRVLYVGTFCKIAFPALRLGYLVLPPALVEPFARRRALDMRHSEIGSQAVMAEFIAAGHFQRHIRRMRMAARSRRDALLAGWPTDVPGCAPLPRVEAGLHLCVRVDGLARERELVTAAAEVGVEVGALSDYWLADSPEPAERRAGLVLGFAAVPEAQIAAAIAALRRAWKLAE from the coding sequence ATGGTCCGCCCAGTGCCGTTGCCCGTCGACCTCTACGGTATCCAGCTCGACCCGGCCCTGGGCCTGGCGCGCCAGCTCTATCAGGCGCTGCGCGCGCGCATCCTCGATGGCCGCCTGGCGGGCGGCACCCGCCTGCCGGCCAGCCGCGACCTCGCCGGCCTGCTGGGCATCTCGCGCAACACCGTGACCCGTGCCTTCGACCAGTTGTATGCCGAGGGCTATGTGGAGGGGCGGGTCGGCGCCGGCACCTATGTCGCCGAACTGGCCGCGGTGGTGCGCCCGGCCCCGCCGAGCAGCGCCGACCCGGGGGCCAGCCCGGCCCTGCAGCGGCTCGTGACGCATCACCTGAACCCGCCGCTGGAGGGGGCGCCGCGGGCCTTCCGGGTCGGCGTGCCGGCCTTCGACCTGTTCCCCTTCGAGACCTGGGCGCGGCTCTCGGCGCGTTTCTGGCGCAAGCCGTCGCCGGCGCGCCTGGGCTATGGCGACCCGGCCGGCGACGCGCAGCTGCGCGAGCTGATCGCCGCCTACCTGCGCAACAGCCGCGGCCTGCACTGCGACCCGGCGCAGATCGTCGTCACCTGTGGCGCCCAGCAGGCCATCAGCCTGTGCGCCCAGCTGCTGGTGCAGCCGGGCGACCGGGTGGCCATCGAGAACCCGGGCTATCGCGCCGCCGGCCATGCCTTCGCCGTGGCCGGCGCCGAGTTAAACGGCATCGCGGTGGATGACGAGGGCCTGGACGCCGCCGCGCTGGAGCGCGCCGGCGACTGCCGCCTGGCCTATGTCACGCCCTCGCACCAGTACCCCACCGGGGTCGTCCTGTCGCTGGCGCGGCGTCTGGAACTGCTGGACTGGGCCGAGCGTCACGACGCCTGGATAGTCGAGGACGACTACGACGGCGAGTACCGCTACAGCGGCACGCCCCTGGCGCCCCTGGCCGCCCTCGACCGCCAGGGCCGGGTGCTCTATGTCGGCACCTTCTGCAAGATCGCCTTCCCCGCACTGCGCCTGGGTTACCTGGTGCTGCCGCCGGCCCTGGTCGAACCCTTCGCCCGCCGCCGCGCCCTGGACATGCGCCATTCGGAGATCGGCAGCCAGGCGGTGATGGCCGAGTTCATCGCCGCCGGGCACTTCCAGCGGCATATCCGGCGCATGCGCATGGCCGCGCGGAGCCGCCGCGATGCCCTGCTGGCCGGTTGGCCGACCGATGTGCCCGGCTGCGCGCCGCTGCCGCGGGTGGAGGCCGGCCTGCACCTGTGCGTGCGGGTCGACGGCCTGGCGCGCGAGCGCGAGCTGGTGACGGCGGCGGCCGAGGTGGGGGTGGAGGTCGGCGCCCTCAGCGACTACTGGCTGGCGGACAGCCCGGAGCCTGCGGAGCGGCGCGCCGGGCTGGTGCTGGGCTTCGCCGCGGTGCCCGAGGCGCAGATCGCCGCGGCGATCGCCGCGTTGCGTCGAGCTTGGAAACTGGCGGAATAA
- a CDS encoding FMN-binding negative transcriptional regulator has protein sequence MYTPAPFRQHDLPTLHRQIAASGLATVVSRGASGLQASHLPLLLEPAEGELGTLYGHFARANPQWRDLENGGEALAVFSGPDAYVSPGWYPSKAEHGKAVPTWNYIAVHAHGRAELFDEPERLLHLLGRLSERHEAGRAQPWAVSDAPRDYIDAMLRAIVGFALPIQRLDGQWKLSQNRSPADQRGVHQGLNSSAASGDRELAARMPSAH, from the coding sequence ATGTACACACCCGCGCCCTTTCGCCAGCACGACCTCCCCACCCTGCACCGGCAGATCGCCGCCAGCGGCCTGGCCACCGTGGTCAGCCGGGGCGCGAGCGGCCTGCAGGCCAGCCACCTGCCGCTGCTGCTGGAGCCCGCGGAGGGCGAGTTAGGCACCCTCTACGGCCACTTCGCCCGGGCCAACCCGCAGTGGCGCGACCTCGAGAACGGTGGCGAGGCGCTGGCGGTGTTCAGCGGCCCGGACGCCTACGTCAGCCCCGGCTGGTACCCGAGCAAGGCCGAGCACGGCAAGGCGGTGCCCACCTGGAACTACATCGCCGTGCATGCCCATGGCCGCGCCGAGCTGTTCGACGAACCCGAGCGCCTGCTGCACCTGCTCGGCCGCCTCAGCGAGCGGCACGAGGCCGGCCGCGCCCAGCCCTGGGCGGTGAGCGACGCGCCGCGCGACTATATCGACGCGATGCTGCGCGCCATCGTCGGCTTCGCCCTGCCGATCCAGCGCCTCGACGGCCAGTGGAAGCTCAGCCAGAACCGCAGCCCGGCCGACCAGCGCGGCGTGCACCAGGGCCTGAACAGCAGCGCCGCCAGCGGCGACCGCGAGCTGGCCGCACGCATGCCCAGCGCTCACTAA
- a CDS encoding GNAT family N-acetyltransferase, translated as MSSIALEIRPVTAADHAAWHSLWQAYLSFYRSELPEATSAVTWQRLLAAVEPTRAALAWQGERAIGLVQWIFHRSNWSVEDSCYLQDLFVAADSRGTGIGRLLIEHVYTEARAAGASKVHWLTHESNATAMQLYQRIAERSGFVQYRKSL; from the coding sequence ATGTCCAGCATCGCCCTCGAGATCCGCCCGGTCACCGCCGCCGACCACGCCGCCTGGCATTCGCTGTGGCAGGCCTACCTGAGCTTCTACCGCAGCGAGCTCCCGGAGGCGACCAGCGCCGTCACCTGGCAACGCCTGCTCGCCGCCGTCGAGCCGACCCGCGCCGCCCTGGCCTGGCAGGGCGAGCGCGCCATCGGCCTGGTGCAGTGGATCTTCCACCGCAGCAACTGGTCGGTGGAAGACTCCTGCTACCTGCAGGACCTGTTCGTCGCCGCCGATTCCCGCGGCACCGGCATCGGCCGCTTGCTGATCGAGCATGTGTACACCGAGGCCCGCGCCGCCGGCGCCAGCAAGGTGCACTGGCTGACCCACGAGAGCAACGCCACCGCCATGCAGCTGTACCAGCGCATCGCCGAGCGCTCGGGCTTCGTCCAGTACCGCAAGAGCCTGTGA
- a CDS encoding GNAT family N-acetyltransferase translates to MTCADLSGWQPRPVPPRAALHGRYVRLEPLDPARHGDDLWRALQGPDSDPLLWDYLPYGPFAEPAGFAAWLAGNAAGADPLFFAVIEQASRRCVGLLSFLRLAPRDGCIEIGHIAFGAAMQRSPASTEAVYLLAELAMTTLGYRRLEWKCNARNTRSMRAAERLGFVHEGTFRQHMVVKGQNRDSAWFSIIDREWPCRRAAFERWLAEDNFDAQGRQRQRLAQLREDCGRA, encoded by the coding sequence ATGACCTGTGCCGATTTGTCCGGCTGGCAGCCCCGCCCTGTCCCGCCACGGGCGGCGCTGCACGGCCGCTACGTGCGCCTGGAGCCCCTCGACCCGGCGCGGCACGGCGACGACCTGTGGCGGGCGCTGCAGGGTCCGGACAGCGACCCGCTGCTGTGGGACTACCTGCCCTACGGCCCTTTCGCCGAGCCTGCGGGTTTCGCCGCCTGGCTGGCCGGCAACGCGGCCGGTGCCGACCCGCTGTTCTTCGCCGTGATCGAGCAGGCCAGCCGGCGCTGCGTCGGCCTGCTCAGTTTCCTGCGCCTGGCGCCCAGGGACGGCTGCATCGAGATCGGCCACATCGCCTTCGGCGCCGCCATGCAGCGCAGCCCGGCCTCCACCGAGGCGGTCTACCTGCTGGCCGAGCTGGCCATGACCACGCTCGGCTACCGTCGCCTGGAGTGGAAGTGCAATGCCCGCAACACCCGCTCCATGCGCGCCGCCGAGCGCCTGGGCTTCGTCCACGAGGGCACCTTCCGCCAGCACATGGTGGTCAAGGGGCAGAACCGCGACAGCGCCTGGTTCTCCATCATCGACCGGGAGTGGCCGTGCCGCCGCGCCGCCTTCGAGCGCTGGCTGGCCGAAGACAACTTCGACGCCCAGGGACGGCAGCGGCAGCGACTGGCGCAGCTGCGCGAGGACTGTGGCCGGGCCTGA
- a CDS encoding helix-turn-helix domain-containing protein — protein sequence MTDHLGHNLKLLCSHYRSIAEVCRQLAINRAQFNKYLSGQSRPTPYNLKRICDFFGVEAYELGLPAEQFAGLVGARDAGQERAAPGDPLLELLQPLREHGSSLSRYCGYYLEYANCMSVPGQILVSLVQLREERGSYLFERQERQGRPRGPGPEADDSVRCRYLGAAFYLQDRLFLIDYESLTGNEMSQTILIPSFKSRITRLNGLKTGVSSGDRRTPACTRVVWVYLGTEVNRVNAYRQVMLYSADDPRIAADIRQRLAAAHLRDGLFEVE from the coding sequence ATGACCGATCATCTAGGGCACAACCTCAAGCTGCTCTGCAGCCACTACCGCTCCATCGCCGAGGTCTGCCGCCAGCTGGCGATCAACCGCGCCCAGTTCAACAAGTACCTGAGCGGCCAGAGCCGGCCGACGCCCTACAACCTCAAGCGCATCTGCGATTTCTTCGGCGTCGAGGCCTACGAGCTGGGCCTGCCCGCCGAGCAGTTCGCCGGGCTGGTCGGCGCCCGCGACGCCGGACAGGAGCGCGCGGCGCCCGGCGACCCGCTGCTGGAGCTGCTGCAGCCGCTGCGCGAGCACGGCAGCAGCCTGTCGCGCTATTGCGGCTACTACCTGGAGTATGCCAACTGCATGTCGGTGCCGGGGCAGATCCTGGTGTCGCTGGTGCAGCTGCGCGAGGAGCGCGGCAGCTACCTGTTCGAGCGCCAGGAGCGTCAGGGCCGGCCCCGCGGCCCCGGCCCGGAGGCCGACGATTCGGTGCGCTGCCGCTACCTGGGCGCGGCCTTCTACCTGCAGGACCGCCTGTTCCTGATCGACTACGAGTCGCTGACCGGCAACGAGATGAGCCAGACCATCCTGATTCCCAGCTTCAAGAGCCGCATCACCCGGCTCAACGGCCTGAAGACCGGGGTCTCCAGCGGCGACCGGCGCACTCCGGCCTGCACCCGGGTGGTGTGGGTGTATTTGGGCACGGAGGTCAACCGGGTCAACGCCTACCGCCAGGTGATGCTCTACAGCGCGGACGACCCGCGCATCGCCGCCGACATTCGCCAGCGCCTGGCCGCCGCGCACCTGCGCGACGGCCTGTTCGAGGTCGAGTGA
- a CDS encoding alanine/glycine:cation symporter family protein — MLDLVNDLLWSKLLIVMLIGLGLYFSVRSRFVQFRYFGRMFRIFAEAFQRQPGQLSSFQALMLSVAGRVGAGNIAGVSVAIMLGGPGAIFWMWVVALVGMATSYFECALAQLYKRREPDGSYRGGPAFYIEHGLGQRWLGIVVSLLLLVTFGFGFNAVQSYTVASSLHDTFGLPTHVSGIALMVVIGLIIFGGIKRIASIADVLVPAMAFAYIAMALFVIGSQIDQVPQVLGLIVKSAFGLEPAFAGGIGAAIIMGVKRGLFSNEAGLGSAPNVAAVAEVKHPVAQGIVQSLSVFIDTIVLCSCTALIILLSGVYQPGSEMAGVVLTQTAVASVVGEWGRVFVSIALLLFVFTTLIYNYYLGENALGFFSQKRMPVLVYRVLVIGLVLWGSVQDLGTVFAFADVTMGLLAVANLVALALLFKVGLRLMRDYDSQVKAGVESPVFDPKQFADLDLDPAAWPAGAPSPAASAEIAHNAHQR; from the coding sequence ATGCTCGACCTCGTCAACGACCTGCTCTGGAGCAAGCTGCTGATCGTCATGCTGATCGGCCTCGGGCTGTACTTCAGCGTCCGCTCGCGCTTCGTCCAGTTCCGCTACTTCGGCCGTATGTTCCGCATCTTCGCCGAGGCCTTCCAACGCCAGCCGGGCCAGCTCAGCTCGTTCCAGGCGCTGATGCTCAGCGTCGCCGGCCGGGTCGGCGCCGGCAACATCGCCGGGGTCTCGGTGGCCATCATGCTCGGCGGCCCCGGCGCGATCTTCTGGATGTGGGTGGTGGCCCTGGTCGGCATGGCCACCAGCTACTTCGAGTGCGCCCTGGCCCAGCTGTACAAGCGCCGCGAGCCCGACGGCAGCTACCGCGGCGGCCCGGCCTTCTATATCGAGCACGGCCTCGGCCAGCGCTGGCTGGGCATCGTCGTCTCCCTGCTGCTGCTGGTGACCTTCGGCTTCGGCTTCAACGCCGTGCAGTCCTACACCGTGGCCAGCTCGCTGCACGACACCTTCGGCCTGCCCACCCACGTCAGCGGCATCGCCCTGATGGTGGTGATCGGCCTGATCATCTTCGGCGGCATCAAGCGCATCGCCAGCATCGCCGACGTGCTGGTGCCGGCCATGGCCTTCGCCTACATCGCCATGGCGCTGTTCGTCATCGGCAGCCAGATCGACCAGGTGCCGCAGGTCCTCGGCCTGATCGTCAAGAGCGCCTTCGGCCTGGAGCCGGCCTTCGCCGGCGGCATCGGCGCGGCGATCATCATGGGGGTCAAGCGCGGCCTGTTCTCCAACGAAGCCGGCCTGGGCAGCGCGCCCAACGTCGCCGCCGTGGCCGAGGTCAAGCACCCGGTGGCCCAGGGCATCGTGCAATCGCTCAGCGTGTTCATCGACACCATCGTCCTGTGCAGCTGCACCGCGCTGATCATCCTGCTCTCCGGCGTCTACCAGCCGGGCAGCGAGATGGCCGGCGTGGTGCTGACCCAGACCGCCGTGGCCAGCGTGGTCGGCGAGTGGGGCCGGGTGTTCGTCAGCATCGCCCTGCTGCTGTTCGTCTTCACCACCCTCATCTACAACTACTACCTGGGCGAGAACGCCCTGGGCTTCTTCAGCCAGAAGCGCATGCCGGTGCTGGTCTACCGCGTGCTGGTGATCGGCCTGGTACTCTGGGGTTCGGTGCAGGACCTGGGCACGGTGTTCGCCTTCGCCGACGTGACCATGGGCCTGCTGGCGGTCGCCAACCTGGTGGCCCTGGCCCTGCTGTTCAAGGTCGGCCTGCGCCTGATGCGCGACTACGACAGCCAGGTCAAGGCCGGCGTCGAGTCGCCGGTGTTCGATCCCAAGCAGTTCGCCGACCTGGATCTCGATCCGGCGGCCTGGCCGGCCGGCGCGCCGAGCCCGGCGGCGAGTGCCGAAATCGCCCATAACGCGCATCAGCGCTGA
- a CDS encoding asparaginase produces the protein MPSTKLLVLYTGGTIGMQQTASGLAPASGFEARLRSQQALETGRQLPPWVFRELTPPLDSANMSQANWLSMAAAIRAGVEQDGCDAVLVLHGTDTLAYSAAALSFLLLGLPVPVVLTGAMLPAGAPDSDAWSNLFGAMAALRQGVAPGVRLYFNGKLMHGARVSKLGSAVFEAFAEQPRQRVAARAGAIPAELDYRQPRQPVNLAVLPLYPGIQAAQVEALLASGVRGLLLECYGSGTGPSDDAALLAALADAHARGVVLAAISQCPHGHVAFGTYAAGSRLASAGLVSAGGMTREAALGKLFALLGAGLSQAEVEAWFALDLCGENAD, from the coding sequence ATGCCTTCGACAAAACTTCTGGTGCTCTACACCGGCGGCACCATCGGCATGCAACAGACCGCCAGCGGCCTGGCGCCGGCCTCCGGCTTCGAGGCCCGGCTGCGCTCGCAGCAGGCCCTGGAGACCGGCCGCCAGCTGCCGCCCTGGGTGTTCCGCGAGCTGACGCCCCCGCTCGACAGCGCCAACATGAGCCAGGCCAACTGGCTGAGCATGGCCGCGGCGATCCGCGCCGGCGTCGAGCAGGACGGCTGCGACGCGGTGCTGGTGCTGCACGGCACCGACACCCTGGCCTACAGCGCCGCGGCGCTGAGCTTCCTGCTGCTGGGCCTGCCGGTGCCGGTGGTGCTGACCGGCGCCATGCTGCCCGCCGGCGCCCCGGACAGCGACGCCTGGAGCAACCTGTTCGGCGCCATGGCCGCACTGCGGCAGGGCGTGGCCCCGGGGGTGCGGCTGTACTTCAACGGCAAGCTGATGCACGGCGCACGGGTCAGCAAGCTGGGCAGCGCGGTGTTCGAGGCCTTCGCCGAGCAGCCGCGCCAGCGCGTCGCCGCCCGGGCCGGGGCGATCCCCGCCGAGCTCGACTACCGCCAGCCGCGCCAGCCGGTGAACCTCGCCGTGCTGCCGCTCTACCCCGGCATCCAGGCCGCCCAGGTCGAGGCGCTGCTGGCCAGCGGCGTGCGCGGCCTGCTGCTGGAGTGCTACGGCAGCGGCACCGGGCCGTCGGACGATGCCGCGCTGCTGGCCGCACTGGCGGACGCCCACGCGCGTGGCGTGGTGCTCGCGGCGATCAGCCAGTGCCCCCACGGCCATGTCGCTTTCGGCACCTATGCCGCCGGCAGCCGGCTGGCCAGCGCCGGCCTGGTCTCGGCCGGCGGCATGACCCGCGAAGCGGCCCTGGGCAAGCTGTTCGCCCTGCTCGGCGCGGGCCTCTCCCAGGCCGAGGTCGAAGCCTGGTTCGCCCTCGACCTGTGCGGCGAGAACGCCGACTGA
- a CDS encoding GNAT family N-acetyltransferase, which produces MAVRIPVEIRPVGAADHAAWLPLWQGYQRFYMTEIAAAASEQAWQRFLDPGEPMHAALAWHEDKAIGLVHWIFHRSSWTLGDYCYLQDLFIAKDVRSSGIGRQLIEHVYDQARQADCARVYWLTHESNSRAMLLYERIAARSGFVQYRKLLN; this is translated from the coding sequence ATGGCCGTACGCATTCCCGTTGAGATCCGCCCGGTCGGCGCCGCCGACCATGCCGCCTGGCTGCCCCTGTGGCAGGGCTACCAGCGCTTCTACATGACCGAGATTGCCGCCGCCGCCAGCGAGCAGGCCTGGCAGCGCTTCCTCGACCCCGGCGAACCGATGCACGCTGCCCTCGCCTGGCACGAGGACAAGGCCATCGGCCTGGTGCACTGGATCTTCCACCGATCCAGCTGGACGCTCGGCGACTACTGCTACCTGCAGGACCTGTTCATCGCCAAGGACGTGCGCAGCAGCGGCATCGGCCGCCAGCTGATCGAGCACGTCTACGACCAGGCCCGCCAGGCCGACTGCGCCCGGGTCTACTGGCTCACCCACGAGAGCAACAGCCGCGCCATGCTGCTCTACGAGCGCATCGCCGCGCGCTCGGGCTTCGTCCAGTACCGCAAGCTGCTGAACTGA
- a CDS encoding GNAT family N-acetyltransferase: MSSTPLPHWRPPGVPARRPLDGQYVRLEPLDPDRHGTPLWQALQGPGADPAQWDYMAFGPFATRSAFDAWLSGNQASADPLYFAALDPASGQAQGLLSLLNIVPEHGRIEIGNICFGRAMQRSVRATEAIYLLARHVFELGYRRLEWKCDARNVRSRQAAERLGFAYEGLFRQHLVVKAGNRDTAWYAALDGEWPAIGLAFQRWLAADNFDAAGRQRRRLAELRRRDPAERGTAG, from the coding sequence GTGTCGAGTACTCCCCTGCCCCACTGGCGACCGCCCGGGGTCCCCGCGCGCCGGCCCCTGGACGGCCAGTACGTGCGCCTCGAGCCGCTCGACCCGGACCGTCACGGCACGCCCCTGTGGCAGGCCCTGCAGGGCCCCGGCGCCGACCCGGCGCAGTGGGACTATATGGCCTTCGGCCCGTTCGCCACGCGCAGCGCCTTCGACGCCTGGCTGAGCGGCAACCAGGCCAGCGCCGACCCGCTGTACTTCGCCGCGCTCGACCCGGCCAGCGGCCAGGCCCAGGGCCTGCTCAGCCTGCTCAACATAGTCCCCGAGCACGGCCGCATCGAGATCGGCAATATCTGCTTCGGCCGCGCCATGCAGCGCAGCGTACGCGCCACCGAGGCCATCTACCTGCTCGCCCGCCACGTCTTCGAGCTGGGCTACCGGCGCCTGGAGTGGAAGTGCGACGCGCGGAACGTCCGCTCCCGGCAGGCCGCCGAGCGCCTCGGCTTCGCCTACGAGGGCCTGTTCCGCCAGCACCTGGTGGTCAAGGCGGGCAACCGCGACACCGCCTGGTACGCCGCCCTCGACGGCGAGTGGCCGGCCATCGGCCTGGCCTTCCAGCGCTGGCTGGCGGCGGACAACTTCGACGCCGCGGGACGACAGCGGCGCCGGCTGGCCGAGCTGCGCCGGCGTGACCCGGCCGAGCGAGGGACCGCGGGCTAG